A segment of the Panicum hallii strain FIL2 chromosome 1, PHallii_v3.1, whole genome shotgun sequence genome:
CTATAAGTCGAATCTATGGTACCTTTGATGATAGGTGTAGTGGTAATCATTTTACTTTATTTAACTAATTCATTATATAAATATTATTGGTAAAAGTTTGAGAAAAATTCAGCGGTGCCATGTATTTAAGAACGGAGTTAGCGCATTAGAGTATCCAAGTGATTAAATAATAGGATTGGGCATTGGTTAGAACATTCACTAGTATTACAGCATCCTTTCATCACTAGCTAAGAAGCGTAACGTCTCAAGTCAAAAGTTTGATTTGTCTAGCTGAACTTTCGAATATTCAAACATTTAGAAGTCAAAATTAACTTCAAGGTATGCAGATTAAGATTTTTTAGTCAGTTTTATTTCTTCCTGTACAGCATGAGCAAAGAAGACgacgcaaaaaaaaagaaaaaaaaactgaaaCAACTGATCACTTAAATTTGCTTATAATTTATTAAATCAGAGGCCAAAATTCGCAGCTCCCTGCCTAACAAATCGAACCAATGTATCCTCTCTACACTTGCTGCGTCCTAAACTAATTCAAATTAAACCCTACACGAGGAGCTCAACCAATCAAGCCATCGCCTTGACCACAAGCGGGCTCCTCACGAACTGCTTGCCGTTGGTCCAGACGAGGGCGCCGAACGAGTAGTCCTTGGCGAGCGCGGCGTTGTTCACCTGGAAGTTGACCTCGTAGCCCTTCTCCTCCCCCTTGGCGCGGAACTCGAGGATGTTGGGGGTCACCGTCACGTCGACGCCGGCGGGCTCGGTGACGAAGGCCCAGTACGTGCCGGGCTTGCCGACGTTCTTGACCCGGCGCCGCGCCGTGGCGCCCGCGGCGGTGACGTTGACGACGGTGATGGACGGGTAGTTGAGGTCGGCGACGCGCCGGGGCGCCTCGCCGGGGCACGTGTAGGGCGCGCCGTTGAACATGGCCATCACCGTGGCGTTGTACTTGAGCGCGCAGAGGAAGTCGAGGTAATCGGCGTCGCCGAGGTCGTAGACGAGGCCGGGGTTCATGGCGCGGGCCGGGGAGACGTGGCCGGCGCCGAAGCCGAAGGGGCTCGACGGCAGGGAGGACGCGTTCAGGATCAGCTCGCCCTTGTTGTCCATCTCCAGCGCTGCGGGGCATCCATGGAACGGCGTGTGCGCTTGTCAGTCAGAACTGCATCATCAGGAGCGGCCATTGGCTGGCAGCGCGTCAGATCGATCGGCGGCTTACCGGTGGTCATGATGGCCGACTTGATCGCGGCGGGGCTCCATTCCGGGTGGAGCGTGCGGAGGAGGCCGACGACGCCGGAGACGTGCGGGCACGACATGGACGTGCCGGACTCGGAGTTGAAGGCCACCCGGCGCAGATCGAAGGCGAGGTCCGTCGGCGAGTTGGCCCGGGTCCACGCCGCGATCACGCTCACACCGGGCGCCGTGATGTCCGGCTGCAACACACAAACCCACCATCATTGCAAGTGAACGTCACGTCGATCGTAGAGAGCTTTCGTCAAGGATGGATCGGTCAGTAGGAAAGCTTTGCAAGAACGAACCTTGAGGATCTCGGGGGTGATGGTGTTGGGCCCCTGCGACGAGAAGGCTGCCATGAACGGCGCCGGCTTCGTGCCGAGGATCGTCGCCGGCTTGGTGATGAAACCAGTCGGATTCCTTAGATCAAAGCAACAACAATGTCAACGCCTCGCAAGAACACTAGCTAGTAGAGCGGTAGGTAGCAAATGGTGGCAACGCGATCGATGTGCTGCTGGCTGGCTTACTTGGTGGAGTTGATGTAGGAGTAGAGGCGCAGACCGTCGCGGTACTTGATCTGCGTGGCCGGGAGGACGTGCGCGTCGGCGATGATCTCGTTGCCGGTGCTGGCGTCGTTGGCGAGAACCatcccggcgccgccggcctgcTTCACCGCCTCGCCCTTGGCCACCCGGGGGTTGATCCCGCGCAGGCACACCACGATCTTGCCCTTCACCTTCGCCGGATCCAACGCCCCTATCATGCACAGCTGTCTGTATCGCCATTAACAAACACCACAATTGTCAGTAGCTTCAGTTAGCCTGTCGATCGAGTAACAAGATCGCTGCTGATCGTATTGCTGAGTCTGACGACATACGCGTCCTTCGTGGTTGCATTGGCAAGTCCAGCCTTCGCGGAGTCGATCAATTTGTAAGAGGTCTTCTCCGGCAGCGTCGTCATCGACAGGCTCTGCCCCTGCACGGATCCATCAGCAAGCATGTCATTAGAACAGTTGATAATTTCTTCCAAGAATGGATCCCTTGATGTGTCAAATGTGAGTGGAAAACGAAGCAGGGGGGTGGTGTGGGCAATGCAACGTGCCTTAAGCTTGATGATGCTTTTGTGGGGTGGGCTGCCAAGAGGAGATGCCGAGGAGGAGTTGCCCGCCGCCGTGGCCTTCCTGTGCTCGAAGACGATGTAGGACGGGAACTCGCGGTCCATGGTGCTGGCGCCGGAGGTGAGGATCCACGGCGCGAGGTTGGAGGCGGTGCCGAGGCCGGGGCCCGAGTTTCCGGCGGAGCAGACGACAGCGATGCCGCGGCGGACGGCGTGGAAGGACCCGATGGCGATGCCGTCGTCGAAGTAGCTGGAGGGGTCGCCGCCGAGGGAGAGCGACAGCACGTGCACGCCGTCGTGGATGGCGGCGTCGAACGCGGCCAGGATGTCCGCGTCGAAGCACTCGCTGCCGTTCACGGGCGGGTAGCACACGCGGTAggccgccacgcgcgcgcggggcgagCCGCCCGACGCCGTGCCGTTGCCGAACCCGAACACGGAGGCGCCGCGCACCGGCGAGCCGGCCGCCGTGGACAGCGTGTGCGTGCCGTGGCCGTCCATGTCGCGCGGGGTGTTCATCGACGCGTTCAGCacgcccgccgcggcggcgtaGCCCTTGTTGAAGAAGCGCGCGCCGATCAGCTTCCTGCACGCACACGCCGGTAAGGGATCATGATTAGAGAAATACAATTGCTTCTAAAAAGGTTGTAATTTGGTATCCGAATTCATCATCATGGACGTAAGAAACACTTAAAAAGTCTTTAATTGCTTGTAAAAGGTGCCCGAATGCTCATGAATAAATCTTTCAAATGAGAGAGAGAAAATTGGACAAGCGCCTACTACTCTGTTTTGTTTCAGGTTGAGATTGAGATTTTTCGAACAAAGGTTGAGACAACGCATCCATCAACGTCATAGCACTGTTGAGTGGGATCGAGCTGAGCCATGATGCATGGATGGACGCCCATGATCGTTGCCGCTTGATCCCAGGCATCAACTGGTGGTGGTCTCACACTCGCGGTCATGCGTGCAATGTGGTGGTCTCAACTCGATCAACCCCATAATATTCGTAGTACCACCACCATACCAAACCAAGCAACTCAATCTTTTGGTATCAGACACACTGGATATGCTCCAAGAATGGAGCAGAGTTTCTAAACGACACTCAAAACTTTTTGAAGGAAAAAGTTGGAACCATTGAGCTTGAATATATAGTTTCA
Coding sequences within it:
- the LOC112892795 gene encoding subtilisin-like protease SBT5.3 codes for the protein MALALAALLCALAPAAAAAGAERSSYVVYLGQHAHGAALGTHGAEELSALERNAADAHYELLAGVLGGDKEKAREAIFYSYTKHINGFAANLDATAAAEIARQPGVISVFPNRGRQLHTTRSWQFLGLAGPGGAPRGGAWRKARFGADTIIGNFDTGVWPESESFKDDGLGPVPSHWKGACDKGQDHKFSCNRKLIGARFFNKGYAAAAGVLNASMNTPRDMDGHGTHTLSTAAGSPVRGASVFGFGNGTASGGSPRARVAAYRVCYPPVNGSECFDADILAAFDAAIHDGVHVLSLSLGGDPSSYFDDGIAIGSFHAVRRGIAVVCSAGNSGPGLGTASNLAPWILTSGASTMDREFPSYIVFEHRKATAAGNSSSASPLGSPPHKSIIKLKGQSLSMTTLPEKTSYKLIDSAKAGLANATTKDAQLCMIGALDPAKVKGKIVVCLRGINPRVAKGEAVKQAGGAGMVLANDASTGNEIIADAHVLPATQIKYRDGLRLYSYINSTKNPTGFITKPATILGTKPAPFMAAFSSQGPNTITPEILKPDITAPGVSVIAAWTRANSPTDLAFDLRRVAFNSESGTSMSCPHVSGVVGLLRTLHPEWSPAAIKSAIMTTALEMDNKGELILNASSLPSSPFGFGAGHVSPARAMNPGLVYDLGDADYLDFLCALKYNATVMAMFNGAPYTCPGEAPRRVADLNYPSITVVNVTAAGATARRRVKNVGKPGTYWAFVTEPAGVDVTVTPNILEFRAKGEEKGYEVNFQVNNAALAKDYSFGALVWTNGKQFVRSPLVVKAMA